The following proteins are encoded in a genomic region of Cervus elaphus chromosome 15, mCerEla1.1, whole genome shotgun sequence:
- the LOC122708941 gene encoding collectin-46-like isoform X2, with translation MLLLPPSVLLLLTQPWRSLGAEMEIYSRKTLANACTLVVCSPPEGGLPGRDGQDGREGPQGEKGDPGSPGPAGRAGRPGPAGPIGPKGDNGSAGEPGPKGDPGPPGPPGMPGPAGREGPSGRQGSMGPPGTPGPKGETGPKGGVGAPGMQGSPGPTGLKGERGAPGETGASGRAGAAGPAGAIGPQGPSGARGPPGLKGDRGTPGERGAKGESGLTEVDAVRQQVAVLEGHLRRLQNAFSHYKKAVLFPSGLAVGEKIFKTAGAVKSYSDAQQVCREARGQLASPRSAAENEAVTQLVRAQNKQAYLSMSDISTEGRFTYPTGESLVYSNWASGEPNNSNDGQPENCVEIYPEGKWNDVPCSKKLLVICEF, from the exons atgcttctcctcccaccctccgtGCTGCTTCTGCTCACACAGCCCTGGAGATCCCTGGGAGCAGAAATGGAGATCTATTCCCGGAAAACACTGGCCAACGCCTGTACCCTGGTTGTGTGTAGCCCCCCAGAGGGTGGCTTGCCTGGTCGTGATGGACAAGATGGGAGAGAAGGTCcccagggagagaagggggatcCAG GTTCACCAGGACCTGCAGGACGAGCAGGGAGGCCAGGACCAGCTGGCCCCATTGGGCCGAAAGGGGACAATGGCTCTGCTGGAGAACCCGGACCAAAGGGAGACCCTGGACCACCTG GGCCTCCAGGCATGCCTGGTCCAGCTGGGAGAGAGGGCCCCTCAGGGAGGCAGGGGAGCATGGGACCTCCGGGCACACCAGGCCCCAAAGGAGAGACTGGGCCCAAAG GAGGAGTGGGTGCCCCAGGCATGCAGGGCTCCCCAGGCCCCACAGGTCTCAAAGGAGAGAGAGGTGCCCCCGGGGAGACTGGAGCCTCTGGACGTGCTGGGGCGGCAG GGCCTGCTGGAGCCATAGGTCCACAGGGGCCTTCAGGTGCCAGGGGCCCCCCAGGACTGAAGGGAGACAGAGGTACTCCTGGAGAAAGAGGAGCAAAGGGTGAGAGTGGGCTTACAG AGGTCGATGCTGTCAGGCAGCAGGTGGCAGTCTTAGAGGGACACCTGCGACGCCTCCAAAATGCCTTCTCTCACTATAAGAAAG CGGTGCTCTTCCCATCTGGCCTGGCTGTCGGGGAGAAGATCTTCAAGACAGCAGGTGCTGTAAAATCATATTCAGATGCCCAGCAAGTCTGCAGAGAGGCTAGGGGACAGCTGGCCTCCCCACGCTCTGCAGCTGAGAACGAGGCTGTGACACAGCTGGTCAGAGCCCAGAACAAGCAAGCTTACCTCAGCATGAGTGACATCTCCACGGAGGGCAGGTTCACCTACCCCACAGGGGAGTCACTGGTCTATTCCAACTGGGCCAGCGGGGAGCCCAACAACAGCAATGACGGACAACCAGAGAACTGTGTGGAGATCTATCCTGAGGGCAAGTGGAATGACGTACCCTGCAGTAAGAAACTCCTCGTGATCTGCGAGTTTtga
- the LOC122708941 gene encoding collectin-46-like isoform X1 → MGPPGTPGPKGETGPKGPVGAIGPQGPSGAMGPPGLKGDRGDPGEKGAKGESAFSEVNTLRQRMTNLEGEVAYNASGILSPSIGKDMLLLPPSVLLLLTQPWRSLGAEMEIYSRKTLANACTLVVCSPPEGGLPGRDGQDGREGPQGEKGDPGSPGPAGRAGRPGPAGPIGPKGDNGSAGEPGPKGDPGPPGPPGMPGPAGREGPSGRQGSMGPPGTPGPKGETGPKGGVGAPGMQGSPGPTGLKGERGAPGETGASGRAGAAGPAGAIGPQGPSGARGPPGLKGDRGTPGERGAKGESGLTEVDAVRQQVAVLEGHLRRLQNAFSHYKKAVLFPSGLAVGEKIFKTAGAVKSYSDAQQVCREARGQLASPRSAAENEAVTQLVRAQNKQAYLSMSDISTEGRFTYPTGESLVYSNWASGEPNNSNDGQPENCVEIYPEGKWNDVPCSKKLLVICEF, encoded by the exons ATGGGACCTCCGGGCACACCAGGCCCCAAAGGAGAGACTGGGCCCAAAG GGCCTGTTGGAGCCATCGGTCCACAGGGACCTTCAGGTGCCATGGGCCCCCCAGGACTAAAAGGGGACAGAGGTGATCCTGGAGAAAAAGGAGCAAAGGGGGAGAGTGCATTTTCAG AAGTTAATACTCTGAGGCAGCGGATGACAAACTTAGAGGGAGAAGTAGCGTACAACGCCTCCGGAATACTGTCTCCCAGTATAGGAAAG GAcatgcttctcctcccaccctccgtGCTGCTTCTGCTCACACAGCCCTGGAGATCCCTGGGAGCAGAAATGGAGATCTATTCCCGGAAAACACTGGCCAACGCCTGTACCCTGGTTGTGTGTAGCCCCCCAGAGGGTGGCTTGCCTGGTCGTGATGGACAAGATGGGAGAGAAGGTCcccagggagagaagggggatcCAG GTTCACCAGGACCTGCAGGACGAGCAGGGAGGCCAGGACCAGCTGGCCCCATTGGGCCGAAAGGGGACAATGGCTCTGCTGGAGAACCCGGACCAAAGGGAGACCCTGGACCACCTG GGCCTCCAGGCATGCCTGGTCCAGCTGGGAGAGAGGGCCCCTCAGGGAGGCAGGGGAGCATGGGACCTCCGGGCACACCAGGCCCCAAAGGAGAGACTGGGCCCAAAG GAGGAGTGGGTGCCCCAGGCATGCAGGGCTCCCCAGGCCCCACAGGTCTCAAAGGAGAGAGAGGTGCCCCCGGGGAGACTGGAGCCTCTGGACGTGCTGGGGCGGCAG GGCCTGCTGGAGCCATAGGTCCACAGGGGCCTTCAGGTGCCAGGGGCCCCCCAGGACTGAAGGGAGACAGAGGTACTCCTGGAGAAAGAGGAGCAAAGGGTGAGAGTGGGCTTACAG AGGTCGATGCTGTCAGGCAGCAGGTGGCAGTCTTAGAGGGACACCTGCGACGCCTCCAAAATGCCTTCTCTCACTATAAGAAAG CGGTGCTCTTCCCATCTGGCCTGGCTGTCGGGGAGAAGATCTTCAAGACAGCAGGTGCTGTAAAATCATATTCAGATGCCCAGCAAGTCTGCAGAGAGGCTAGGGGACAGCTGGCCTCCCCACGCTCTGCAGCTGAGAACGAGGCTGTGACACAGCTGGTCAGAGCCCAGAACAAGCAAGCTTACCTCAGCATGAGTGACATCTCCACGGAGGGCAGGTTCACCTACCCCACAGGGGAGTCACTGGTCTATTCCAACTGGGCCAGCGGGGAGCCCAACAACAGCAATGACGGACAACCAGAGAACTGTGTGGAGATCTATCCTGAGGGCAAGTGGAATGACGTACCCTGCAGTAAGAAACTCCTCGTGATCTGCGAGTTTtga